A stretch of the Desulfobacter sp. genome encodes the following:
- a CDS encoding sigma 54-interacting transcriptional regulator translates to MQENFLDIFTNIFSSIREPLLILDSDLKVVKANHSFYMTFCVKPEETEGVLIYDLGNRQWNIPKLRELLEEILPGNTLFNDFEVEHSFDVIGTKIMHLNARRIYKDTKKTELILLAIEDVTENEYHKRHLEKMVKERTAQLVLEKQKTEQKKRIAEKSLEEIEVLKKQLEEERPYLKDEIKLEHNHENIIGQSDGLKYVLYKVEQIADSNTTVVVLGETGTGKELMARAIHSFSSRKKRALIKVNCAALPSNLIESELFGHEKGAFTGAERKHRGRFEIADGATLFLDEIGELPLELQPKLLRVIQDGEFERLGNSRTTKVDVRIIAATNRNLEQEVEKGRFRKDLWYRLNVFPITMPPLRERREDIPPLVDFYIKKISRRLGKQIKMIPKTAMTAILNYHWPGNIRELENVLERAVINSSSSKLHLADDLEKSYRHLSKDLKTLEAVERDYIIGVLEQTCWKVSGKNSAAQILGLNRSTLRARMRKLDIVIPERLSRH, encoded by the coding sequence ATGCAAGAAAATTTTTTGGACATTTTCACGAATATTTTCAGCTCAATCCGCGAGCCGCTCTTGATCCTTGATTCTGATTTGAAAGTTGTCAAGGCCAACCATTCTTTTTATATGACCTTTTGTGTTAAACCAGAAGAGACTGAAGGGGTATTGATCTATGATCTGGGAAACCGGCAGTGGAATATTCCCAAACTTAGAGAATTACTTGAAGAAATCCTCCCGGGTAATACCCTGTTCAATGATTTTGAAGTGGAACATTCCTTTGATGTCATTGGAACTAAGATTATGCATTTGAATGCCAGACGAATTTATAAGGATACGAAAAAGACAGAGTTGATTTTACTGGCCATTGAGGATGTGACGGAAAATGAATATCATAAGCGGCATCTTGAAAAGATGGTGAAAGAGAGGACCGCCCAACTTGTCCTGGAAAAACAAAAGACTGAGCAAAAAAAACGAATTGCTGAAAAATCTCTTGAGGAGATAGAAGTACTGAAAAAGCAACTTGAAGAAGAGCGGCCATACCTGAAAGATGAAATAAAGCTGGAACATAATCATGAGAACATTATCGGTCAAAGTGACGGGCTAAAATATGTGCTTTACAAGGTTGAACAGATTGCAGACAGTAATACTACGGTTGTGGTGCTTGGGGAGACAGGAACCGGAAAGGAGCTTATGGCCCGTGCGATTCACAGCTTCAGCAGCCGGAAAAAACGTGCGCTGATTAAAGTCAATTGTGCGGCATTGCCCTCAAATCTTATAGAAAGTGAACTGTTCGGCCATGAGAAGGGAGCGTTTACCGGTGCCGAACGCAAGCATCGAGGCCGTTTTGAAATCGCCGACGGCGCAACCCTGTTTTTGGATGAAATCGGAGAATTGCCCCTGGAATTGCAGCCAAAGCTGCTCAGGGTTATTCAAGATGGGGAATTTGAACGATTGGGAAATTCGCGCACCACTAAGGTAGATGTACGGATTATTGCTGCTACAAACCGGAATCTTGAACAAGAAGTCGAAAAAGGACGCTTCCGAAAAGATCTCTGGTACCGACTCAATGTCTTCCCTATTACCATGCCGCCGCTGCGTGAAAGAAGAGAAGATATACCACCTCTTGTTGATTTTTATATTAAAAAAATTTCCCGGCGTTTGGGTAAGCAGATCAAGATGATTCCCAAAACTGCAATGACAGCTATTTTGAATTATCACTGGCCGGGAAATATTCGGGAGTTGGAGAATGTCCTTGAACGGGCAGTGATCAATTCATCCAGTTCAAAACTCCATCTGGCTGATGACCTTGAAAAATCCTACCGGCATCTGAGCAAAGATTTAAAAACCCTGGAAGCGGTTGAACGCGACTATATTATTGGTGTGCTAGAGCAGACCTGCTGGAAAGTCAGCGGAAAAAACAGCGCGGCACAGATTCTTGGCCTCAATCGCAGCACATTGCGCGCCCGTATGCGCAAACTTGACATTGTCATCCCGGAACGCCTTTCGCGTCATTAG
- a CDS encoding prohibitin family protein has product MKNLLILFTLLSFLSALTGCVPHTTGETEVGVRTIKVALFASKGVEDRVYAQGATYFFLPFINDWHVFDTKLQNLEMTFSKTRGDRRSQDDLLFKTIDGNDISLDVIIAYRIDAAKAPYILQYVARDDATLRDTIVRTVARSKPRDIFGELKTEAFYVAEARETQSNKAKEALDAILGPMGIVVEKVLTNDYRFNAEYTKAIEDKKVADQQVEKNKSAQHAALEEYKRKLEEARGEVNKMVADADGQYLKDKIEADVYLEQQQLLAQAIEAEGIAQAKGIREMNNALAGPGGEIIVKLKTAEALEGKRIILLPVSEGGMNLKTTDINRLIETLGVKALSNNSIPK; this is encoded by the coding sequence ATGAAGAATTTATTAATTCTGTTCACTTTGCTGAGCTTTTTATCTGCATTAACCGGATGTGTGCCCCATACCACAGGAGAAACCGAGGTTGGAGTGAGGACTATAAAAGTTGCTTTGTTTGCTTCAAAGGGGGTGGAGGACCGGGTCTATGCCCAAGGCGCCACCTATTTTTTCCTGCCCTTTATCAATGACTGGCATGTCTTTGACACCAAGCTGCAGAATCTTGAAATGACCTTTTCCAAAACCCGGGGAGATCGCAGAAGTCAGGATGATCTGCTGTTTAAGACCATCGACGGTAATGATATCAGCCTTGATGTCATCATTGCCTACCGTATTGATGCCGCAAAAGCCCCTTATATTTTGCAGTATGTGGCCAGGGACGATGCCACGCTGAGGGATACCATTGTCAGGACCGTTGCCCGAAGCAAACCAAGGGATATTTTCGGCGAGCTTAAAACTGAGGCCTTTTATGTTGCAGAAGCCAGGGAAACCCAGTCTAACAAGGCCAAGGAAGCATTGGATGCCATTCTTGGCCCCATGGGAATTGTTGTGGAAAAAGTGCTCACCAATGACTACCGGTTTAACGCGGAATACACAAAGGCAATTGAGGATAAAAAAGTGGCGGACCAGCAGGTGGAGAAAAACAAATCTGCCCAGCATGCCGCTCTTGAGGAATACAAGCGCAAACTGGAAGAAGCCCGGGGTGAAGTCAATAAAATGGTGGCGGATGCCGACGGCCAATACCTTAAGGACAAGATCGAGGCGGATGTTTACTTGGAGCAGCAGCAGCTTCTTGCACAAGCCATTGAAGCAGAAGGGATTGCCCAGGCCAAAGGTATCCGGGAGATGAACAATGCCCTGGCAGGTCCAGGCGGTGAGATTATCGTAAAATTGAAAACTGCCGAAGCGCTTGAAGGAAAACGGATTATCCTGCTGCCGGTGTCCGAGGGGGGGATGAACTTGAAAACCACGGACATCAATCGATTGATTGAAACATTGGGGGTAAAAGCGCTGTCGAATAATTCAATACCCAAATAA
- a CDS encoding B12-binding domain-containing radical SAM protein, which translates to MNILLIYPKFPDTFWSFNYAVSFIGKKAAFPPLGLITVAALLPEQWPKRLVDENVERLTDEAILWADMVFMGGMTVQRKAVERITAHCRALETTIVAGGPLFTSEPDAFSAMDHLVLDEAELTLPCFLSDLAKGHPKRIYRASKFCAPAQTPIPLWPLLNIKRYASLSIQFSRGCPFNCDFCNVTALFGHRPRLKTPVQIIAELDCIYAMGWRNSIFFVDDNFIGNKGFLKKKLLPALIQWRRGKKGCVFFTESSINLADDPKLLDLMVQAGFDSVFIGIESPDETALSECHKIQNKNRDLLESVAVIHRSGLQVMGGFIVGFDSDRSSIFQQQIDFIQKSGIIMAIVGTLQAPPGTRLFDRLERQSRVVKPFTGDNVNGTTNILPQMGMDALVKGYQLIMKQIYSPPNYYQRVRTLLRELKTPKVLQPLDVQRFLSFFRAGIRLGIIGKERFRYWQLILWTLFRRPRLISVAVTLSIYGYHYRRICERYIY; encoded by the coding sequence ATGAATATCCTGCTGATTTACCCAAAATTCCCGGACACCTTCTGGTCGTTTAATTATGCCGTAAGTTTTATCGGAAAAAAAGCGGCTTTCCCGCCCTTAGGGCTTATCACTGTGGCCGCCCTGCTGCCGGAACAATGGCCCAAGCGACTGGTGGATGAGAATGTGGAGCGCTTGACAGACGAGGCCATCTTGTGGGCGGATATGGTTTTTATGGGGGGGATGACGGTTCAGCGAAAAGCCGTTGAAAGGATTACGGCCCATTGCCGTGCATTGGAAACGACCATTGTGGCCGGCGGTCCCCTTTTCACATCTGAGCCGGATGCCTTTTCCGCCATGGATCACCTGGTGCTGGATGAAGCGGAACTCACACTGCCCTGTTTCCTGTCGGATCTTGCAAAAGGTCACCCCAAAAGAATTTACCGGGCCTCCAAATTTTGCGCACCTGCCCAAACCCCCATTCCATTGTGGCCTCTTTTGAATATAAAACGGTACGCCTCGTTGAGCATCCAGTTTTCCAGGGGATGCCCGTTCAACTGTGATTTTTGCAATGTCACCGCCCTGTTCGGGCACAGACCCAGGTTGAAAACACCGGTTCAGATCATTGCGGAACTGGACTGCATTTATGCCATGGGCTGGCGGAACAGTATTTTTTTTGTGGATGATAATTTTATCGGCAACAAGGGCTTTTTGAAAAAAAAGCTGCTTCCGGCCTTAATTCAATGGAGACGCGGCAAAAAAGGATGTGTATTCTTCACTGAATCGTCCATCAATCTTGCCGACGATCCTAAGCTTCTTGATCTGATGGTACAGGCCGGGTTTGATTCGGTGTTTATCGGCATTGAATCCCCTGATGAAACCGCATTAAGCGAATGCCATAAAATCCAGAATAAAAACAGAGATCTTCTCGAAAGCGTGGCTGTGATACACCGTTCAGGTCTGCAGGTCATGGGTGGTTTTATTGTGGGCTTTGATAGTGACAGGTCTTCCATTTTTCAACAGCAGATCGATTTCATCCAGAAAAGCGGCATTATCATGGCCATTGTGGGAACGCTTCAGGCCCCTCCAGGAACCCGGCTTTTTGACAGGCTTGAACGCCAGAGCCGGGTGGTGAAGCCGTTCACCGGTGATAATGTGAACGGCACAACCAATATCCTTCCGCAGATGGGAATGGATGCGCTTGTTAAGGGGTATCAGCTCATCATGAAGCAGATTTATTCACCTCCAAACTATTACCAGAGGGTCAGGACGCTTTTGCGGGAGCTCAAAACGCCAAAGGTTCTCCAGCCCCTTGACGTCCAGCGGTTCCTGTCTTTTTTCAGGGCGGGTATCAGGCTCGGGATCATCGGAAAAGAGCGGTTTCGGTACTGGCAACTGATTCTATGGACTCTTTTTCGCAGGCCCCGGCTGATATCTGTGGCAGTCACGCTGTCCATATACGGGTATCATTACAGGCGGATCTGTGAACGGTATATCTATTAA
- a CDS encoding IS4 family transposase — protein MTHISVPKKQLRSLNFDNFRCPLIKSLSKAPELQSRGDRPLKMTFEDQINALVYFHLQEHKSARHLIQDLKENVFAKENIAPDGGISRSSFCEAINHRGLEQLQFIFEDLYKQALECHPGEHAELGELVSIDGSLINAVLSMHWANYRKGSKKAKVHCGFDINHGIPNKIFLTEGNGAERTFVPKILSKGQTGVMDRGYQSHKEFDLLQEQGKHFVCRIKTRTTRTIIDNHETSSDSYIFYDALVKLGTPNQNQTKRPVRVVGYKIAGVKYYVATDRHDLTAEQIATIYKLRWTIEDFFKWWKEHLKVYHLIARSEYGLMVQILGGLITYLLLAIHCQKQFNEKVTIKRVRQLRTAILNDLFGCEEQGSHSSNRDNIVKDQKIIEQAKT, from the coding sequence ATGACGCACATCTCAGTCCCTAAAAAACAACTACGGTCCCTGAACTTTGACAATTTCAGGTGCCCTCTGATAAAGTCACTTTCAAAAGCACCGGAATTACAATCTCGAGGAGACCGCCCTTTAAAAATGACATTCGAAGACCAGATAAATGCTTTGGTTTATTTCCATCTTCAGGAGCACAAGTCTGCCCGACATTTAATTCAGGATCTCAAGGAGAATGTTTTTGCTAAAGAAAATATTGCGCCAGACGGTGGTATCAGCCGTAGTAGTTTCTGTGAAGCCATCAATCACAGGGGACTCGAACAACTGCAATTTATCTTTGAGGATCTTTATAAACAGGCTCTTGAGTGTCATCCGGGTGAACACGCCGAGTTAGGAGAGTTGGTTTCCATTGACGGTAGTCTCATAAATGCAGTCCTTTCAATGCACTGGGCGAACTACAGAAAAGGAAGTAAAAAAGCCAAAGTACATTGCGGATTTGACATTAATCACGGAATCCCAAACAAAATCTTTTTGACTGAAGGCAACGGCGCTGAACGCACTTTTGTTCCCAAAATACTTTCCAAGGGGCAAACAGGTGTTATGGATCGTGGATATCAATCCCATAAAGAATTTGACCTGCTTCAGGAGCAAGGCAAACATTTTGTCTGCCGTATAAAAACCAGGACAACAAGAACAATTATTGATAACCACGAGACCTCTTCCGACAGCTACATTTTTTATGATGCACTGGTTAAACTTGGTACTCCGAATCAAAACCAGACGAAAAGGCCTGTTCGGGTTGTTGGCTATAAAATTGCTGGCGTCAAATACTATGTGGCAACTGACAGGCATGATTTAACAGCGGAACAAATAGCAACAATTTATAAACTCCGGTGGACCATTGAGGATTTTTTCAAATGGTGGAAAGAACATCTGAAGGTATATCATCTCATTGCCCGCAGTGAATACGGCCTTATGGTTCAGATTCTTGGCGGCCTTATCACTTACCTGTTACTGGCAATCCATTGCCAAAAACAGTTTAATGAAAAGGTCACGATCAAAAGAGTTCGGCAGCTGCGAACCGCCATTCTAAATGACCTGTTTGGCTGCGAGGAGCAGGGCTCTCATAGTTCAAACAGGGACAATATTGTCAAAGATCAAAAAATTATTGAGCAAGCAAAAACCTAA
- a CDS encoding antibiotic biosynthesis monooxygenase → MIVVRTTMNVLPEKHLEVLQTLLSLIAPVGAEPGCKSYCAFCDIDDKNRFTLLEEWETRKDLDRHFNSRRFGVLLGTKTLLCAPPEMQIHTISHTGGMEMIHSVRQSNN, encoded by the coding sequence ATGATTGTTGTCAGAACAACCATGAATGTGCTTCCGGAAAAGCATCTTGAAGTATTACAAACCCTTTTGTCGCTGATAGCGCCTGTGGGGGCGGAACCCGGCTGTAAAAGCTATTGTGCCTTTTGTGACATCGATGACAAGAACCGTTTCACACTGCTTGAAGAATGGGAGACCCGAAAGGATCTGGATCGTCACTTTAATTCCCGTCGATTCGGGGTGCTTTTGGGAACAAAAACACTTTTATGCGCGCCGCCTGAAATGCAAATTCATACGATATCCCATACCGGAGGGATGGAGATGATCCATTCGGTCAGGCAGTCCAATAATTAA
- a CDS encoding GGDEF domain-containing protein, with protein MKDKHIWEIIYLCIRINTKAIDIYMKLSEAEPVKSLAAIWIHMAKEAKIQSDVWIIAKEKAQEYRFPSLFENPFVIKKDLEALLGKIDLLQDRWSQEQTMENALILVYRLEYHMLNPAFELLFRALKPLSDNINPSDTYDRHMNRFINMFIRYGDITPELELLGETLQSLWKRNQDLIEISMIDGLTKQLNRHGFFILALELSYLAHRKKENIAILMIDIDHFKKINDRYGHPTGDKVLRAVAQSFSAHVRKSDVICRYGGEEFVILFPDILPKALPLVAEKIRKGVEKTRVDGIGVTVSIGVEQGTIRSNPDKTLFSLISKADERLYKAKAGGRNCVVMTS; from the coding sequence ATGAAAGACAAGCATATCTGGGAAATTATTTATCTATGTATCCGCATAAATACAAAGGCCATTGACATTTATATGAAATTGTCCGAGGCTGAACCCGTCAAATCGCTTGCCGCCATCTGGATTCATATGGCAAAAGAGGCAAAAATTCAATCCGACGTATGGATCATCGCAAAAGAAAAAGCACAAGAATACCGTTTCCCCTCACTTTTTGAAAATCCCTTTGTCATAAAAAAAGACCTAGAGGCGTTATTGGGTAAAATTGATCTGCTCCAGGATCGCTGGTCCCAAGAACAGACAATGGAAAATGCACTGATTTTGGTATACCGGCTGGAGTACCATATGTTGAATCCGGCTTTTGAACTGCTTTTTCGGGCATTAAAACCTCTGTCCGATAATATCAACCCCTCTGATACCTATGACCGGCATATGAATCGATTTATAAACATGTTCATCCGATACGGTGACATAACACCCGAATTGGAATTGCTGGGTGAGACCTTGCAGAGCCTTTGGAAGAGAAACCAGGATTTGATTGAAATTTCAATGATTGACGGATTGACAAAGCAGCTGAATCGTCACGGGTTTTTTATCCTTGCCCTTGAGTTATCCTACCTGGCTCACAGGAAAAAAGAAAATATCGCTATATTAATGATTGATATTGATCATTTTAAAAAAATTAATGACCGGTATGGCCATCCCACAGGAGATAAAGTCCTAAGGGCAGTGGCGCAATCATTCAGCGCCCATGTCAGAAAATCAGATGTCATCTGCAGATATGGCGGTGAAGAATTTGTTATATTGTTCCCGGATATCCTTCCAAAAGCCTTGCCTCTTGTGGCTGAGAAAATACGGAAAGGCGTTGAAAAAACCCGTGTCGACGGCATCGGGGTGACCGTTAGTATCGGCGTTGAACAAGGCACCATCCGAAGTAATCCGGACAAGACATTGTTTTCTCTGATTTCAAAAGCAGATGAACGGTTATACAAGGCCAAGGCAGGCGGCAGGAACTGTGTTGTCATGACATCTTAA
- a CDS encoding ATP-dependent metallopeptidase FtsH/Yme1/Tma family protein: MKSIVDKLLDLFNMSGRSEKKDAAAPSPKFNAWPLIIGFLIVSYFGQLMFAPKMKPIPYSEFKHAMVDGNLSDISIGPEAISGSIKGTPSYEFVAVRVNDPNLVNQLDELNISYSGRRENKFFIILLSWVLPMVFIYLVWRFATKSMKTGAGGVMSFGKSKAKIFAESDTKVSFDDVAGIDEAEEELQEVVSFLSTPEKFQKLGGRIPKGVLLVGPPGTGKTLLARAVAGEAKVPFFSISGSEFVEMFVGVGASRVRDLFSQAAAQAPCIIFIDELDALGKARGMNVMGGHDEREQTLNQLLVEMDGFDTNKGVIIMAATNRPEILDPALLRPGRLDRQVLVDRPDINGREAILKIHSQNVLLSPEIDLGKIAGRTPGFVGADLANIINEAALLAARNDKEVVEAADFDEAIDRVVRGLQKKNRVMNVKEKEIVAFHESGHAIVAESVEFADPVHKISVIPRGIAALGYTQQQPTEDRYLMTRSELTDRLAVLLGGRVAEELVFNEISTGAQNDLQRATDIVRSMITEYGMSDRLGLVNYDRPRQSMFMPEGYPSAKNYSEAKAAQIDEEISRMIKQAHERVQKILSEKRSTLDELAALLSVQETFLGEDLRKMMS; encoded by the coding sequence ATGAAAAGCATTGTAGACAAATTATTAGATCTGTTTAACATGTCCGGTCGTTCTGAGAAAAAGGATGCCGCGGCACCCTCCCCGAAATTCAATGCCTGGCCGCTGATCATCGGGTTTCTTATTGTGAGCTATTTTGGACAACTGATGTTTGCCCCGAAGATGAAACCCATTCCATACAGTGAATTCAAGCATGCCATGGTCGACGGCAACTTAAGTGATATCTCCATTGGCCCTGAGGCGATATCAGGGTCCATTAAGGGAACTCCGAGCTATGAATTTGTGGCGGTCCGGGTCAATGATCCAAATCTTGTAAACCAATTGGACGAACTCAATATCAGCTATTCAGGCCGCAGGGAAAATAAATTTTTTATTATCCTTTTGTCCTGGGTTCTGCCAATGGTCTTCATTTATCTGGTCTGGCGGTTTGCCACTAAAAGCATGAAGACCGGTGCCGGCGGGGTGATGTCTTTTGGAAAGAGCAAGGCCAAGATTTTTGCAGAGAGCGACACTAAAGTTTCTTTTGATGATGTGGCCGGAATCGATGAGGCCGAAGAAGAATTGCAGGAAGTGGTAAGTTTCTTAAGCACCCCTGAAAAGTTTCAGAAATTGGGTGGCAGAATCCCCAAAGGAGTCCTTTTAGTGGGGCCTCCCGGAACCGGGAAAACCCTTCTGGCCAGAGCTGTCGCAGGGGAGGCGAAGGTGCCTTTTTTCAGCATCAGCGGGTCAGAGTTCGTTGAGATGTTTGTGGGTGTGGGCGCATCCCGTGTTCGCGATCTTTTTTCACAAGCCGCAGCCCAGGCACCTTGTATCATATTTATTGATGAACTGGATGCCCTGGGCAAAGCCCGTGGAATGAATGTCATGGGCGGACATGATGAACGGGAGCAGACACTGAACCAGCTGCTGGTTGAGATGGACGGGTTTGATACCAACAAAGGGGTTATCATTATGGCGGCCACCAACCGACCCGAAATCCTGGACCCTGCGCTGCTACGCCCGGGCCGGCTGGATCGGCAAGTACTGGTGGACCGGCCGGATATCAACGGACGGGAGGCCATTTTGAAAATTCACTCCCAAAATGTCCTTTTAAGTCCTGAAATTGATTTGGGGAAAATTGCCGGCCGGACCCCGGGATTTGTGGGTGCGGATCTTGCCAATATCATCAATGAAGCAGCACTGCTGGCTGCCCGAAATGACAAGGAGGTGGTTGAAGCGGCGGACTTTGATGAGGCCATTGACAGAGTTGTGAGGGGGCTCCAGAAAAAGAACCGGGTAATGAATGTTAAAGAAAAGGAAATTGTGGCTTTTCACGAGTCAGGACATGCCATCGTGGCTGAATCTGTCGAGTTTGCGGATCCCGTGCATAAGATCTCTGTTATTCCCCGGGGTATCGCCGCCCTTGGATACACCCAGCAACAGCCTACCGAAGACCGGTATCTTATGACGCGCTCAGAATTGACAGACCGCCTGGCCGTTCTGCTGGGTGGCCGGGTGGCGGAGGAGCTGGTGTTCAATGAAATTTCAACCGGTGCCCAGAACGATCTTCAACGGGCAACTGACATTGTTCGGTCCATGATAACCGAATACGGAATGAGTGACCGATTGGGTCTGGTAAATTATGATCGCCCCCGCCAATCCATGTTCATGCCTGAAGGCTATCCGTCGGCCAAAAATTACAGCGAAGCCAAAGCAGCCCAGATTGATGAGGAAATTTCACGGATGATAAAACAGGCCCATGAGCGTGTGCAAAAAATTCTGTCCGAGAAAAGAAGTACTCTTGATGAATTGGCAGCACTTCTCTCGGTTCAGGAAACCTTCCTGGGGGAGGATCTCAGGAAAATGATGTCTTAA